A genomic stretch from Eretmochelys imbricata isolate rEreImb1 chromosome 24, rEreImb1.hap1, whole genome shotgun sequence includes:
- the TDRD10 gene encoding tudor domain-containing protein 10: protein MESLQVLHPAPGGPTKRHWAPSSRAAPRPGGGLRGRSAAGAAPRLLRLAPCRSAPLRGRRPALPGLPAQIRRGRRRAPAGRKREGAWPAESYPHRAGAQSAAQRAGRFPAVLGRALCALCLRARFVNRRPCAPLNALRAGRKTFVPPRKLRSGNRSADLAGGYKLRVRDNCNEPRWPFVIIQPAAAFPAGAGSHPAPVSDGHCALRLWAWRGSVRSSRGVRVRSRLRAERRRLCPGCCAASPDRRGGCPRGPRASSSGVWGPPRPQKTNGKPEQLKYSGITKKKDSEVYVGNVPPDMKEEDILLLLRDFHPQRIQRCQAGLRSYAFVDLGSSEQAQAAIRRFSGHLVNGRRLFLSCTGAGKGRKDPAETQSTMEMPALERVPRGELGLSHAQAENKTLQPAPPDAARQICYAVPMEMRGSFLALMLKDCFKDLNWLVAIAKLHGEAGLLVTDALPQTPYFWAIHLTEESHSNMHKLFGRLAEEESKQPCLAKQAVQRGTRCMAECILGDDGAAWNRCWVLEKVEDLAVVLFVDFGRSATVPLNSLRKLDEDDIWAIKPLAQPFIFQKEIVSARPMVRQILRGKVVGPSRLEPHILSFTFCAEEEEEALS, encoded by the exons ATGGAGTCGCTCCAGGTCCTGCACCCCGCCCCAGGGGGCCCCACGAAGCGCCACTGGGCGCCCAGCTCCCGGGCAGCCCCGAGGCCTGGAGGGGGTCTGCGGGGGCGCAGCGCAGCGGGGGCGGCTCCGCGTCTCCTGCGCCTCGCTCCTtgccgctcagctccgctccgagGCCGCCGGCCAGCGCTGCCCGGGCTCCCCGCCCAGATCCGGAGGGGGCGGCGCAGGGCCCCGGCCGGCCGCAAGAGGGAGGGCGCCTGGCCTGCAGAGAGCTACCCCCACCGCGCGGGGGCGCAATCTGCCGCGCAGCGAGCAGGGCGATTTCCAGCGGTGTTGGGGCGCGCGCTCTGCGCGCTGTGCCTGCGGGCCCGGTTTGTAAATCGCCGCCCCTGCGCGCCGCTGAACGCTCTGCGCGCGG GGCGCAAAACCTTCGTGCCCCCGCGCAAGCTCCGCAGCGGGAATCGCTCTGCAGACCTGGCCGGCGGATACAAGCTGCGTGTGCGCGATAATTGCAATGAGCCGCGCTGGCCATTCGTGATTATCCAGCCGGCCGCGGCCTTTCCCGCCGGGGCAGGTTCACACCCGGCTCCAGTGAGCGACGGGCATTGCGCCCTCCGGCTCTGGGCCTGGCGCGGGTCCGTCCGCTCCTCCCGCGGGGTTCGGGTTCGGAGCCGGCTCCGGGCTGAGCGGCGGCGGCTTTGCCCTGGCTGCTGCGCGGCGAGCCCGGACCGCAGGGGTGGGTGCCCGAGGGGGCCCCG GGCAAGCAGCAGCGGTGTCTGGGGCCCTCCCAGGCCCCAGAAGACAAATGGGAAACCGGAGCAGCTCAAATACTCAG GCATCACCAAGAAAAAGGACTCGGAAGTTTATGTTGGAAATGTCCCACCTGATATGAAGGAG GAGGACATACTGCTCCTGCTCAGGGACTTCCACCCGCAGCGTATTCAGAGGTGCCAGGCGGGGTTGAGAAG ctatgCCTTTGTAGATCTCGGCTCCTCTGAGCAGGCGCAGGCCGCAATCCGGCGCTTCAGCGGGCACCTCGTGAACGGACGTCGCCTGTTTCTGAGCTGCACGGGTGCAGGCAAAGGGAGGAAGGACCCGGCTGAGACCCAGAGCACCATGGAAATGCCA GCTTTGGAGAGAGTCCCCAGGGGAGAGCTTGGTCTGAGCCATG CCCAGGCAGAGAACAAAACCCTGCAGCCGGCGCCTCCCGATGCAGCGAGGCAGATCTGTTATGCGGTTCCCATGGAAATGAG AGGGTCCTTCTTGGCACTCATGCTAAAAGACTGCTTTAAGGATTTAAACTGGTTAGTGGCGATTGCAAAGCTGCACGGcgaggcagggctgctggtgacGGACGCTCTGCCACAGACCCCGTACTTTTGGGCCATACACCTCACAGAG GAAAGTCACTCGAACATGCACAAGCTGTTCGGCCGGCTGGCGGAAGAGGAGTCCAAGCAGCCCTGCCTGGCAAAGCAGGCGGTGCAGCGAGGGACCCGCTGCATGGCAGAGTGCATTCTGGGGGACGACGGGGCAGCGTGGAACAG GTGCTGGGTCTTGGAGAAAGTGGAAGATCTTGCAGTGGTTCTCTTTGTTGACTTTGGCCGTTCAGCCACTGTCCCTCTGAACTCACTGCGGAAGCTGGATGAAGACGATATCTGGGCCATAAAACCGCTGGCCCAGCCCTTCATCTTCCAGAAAG AGATTGTCTCTGCAAGACCCATGGTCCGGCAAATCCTGCGAGGGAAGGTGGTTGGCCCGTCTCGCCTGGAG CCTCACATCCTGAGCTTCACCTTCTgcgcagaggaggaagaggaagctcTGAGCTGA
- the SHE gene encoding SH2 domain-containing adapter protein E: MAAKWFKEFPSNLKTASERARPGSGSLGKLCSASRKPLGPAEPGPGPLQGKNRKNSAAELGGCRAAPGPGKDGGSRLSRDNLQGLIQAATGKMRKNSRVEGSPQEGPPKGTGCSTYMNRLIKVDAHEKNGKSYPSSSPAPASSPSPEEDKAKSAKQETVIILEDYADPYDAKRTKGQREAERLEENDGYMEPYDAQQMITEIRRRGSKDPVVKAILLLDGPGEVGEGGARPDTVPKRQGSKEQVGKAPPQLYDTPYEPREAPASTTQDRRARAVDSRLPENDERPAAEYEQPWEWKKEQIVKALSVQFEGAERAGTPKDEVLRQHHRQKSWTPKTLKPTLSDHGEGERVDPALALEKQPWYHGAITRAEAESRLQPCKEAGYLVRTSETGNGKYSIALKTSQGCVHILVAQTKDNKYTLSQTSGVFGSVPEVVHHYSTEKLPFKGAEHMTLLHPVHSKLH; encoded by the exons ATGGCGGCCAAGTGGTTCAAGGAGTTCCCCTCCAATCTGAAAACCGCTTCAGAACGGGCCAGGCCGGGCAGCGGGAGCCTGGGCAAGCTGTGCAGTGCCTCCCGGAAGCCCCTGGGCCCCGCTGAGCCAGGCCCCGGCCCACTGCAGGGCAAAAACCGCAAGAACTCGGCGGCCGAGCTGGGGGGTTGCAGGGCAGCTCCGGGGCCTGGCAAGGATGGCGGCAGCAGGCTGTCCCGGGACAACCTGCAGGGACTGATCCAGGCTGCCACGGGCAAGATGCGCAAGAACTCGCGGGTGGAAGGCAGCCCCCAGGAGGGCCCCCCCAAGGGCACCGGCTGCAGCACCTACATGAACCGGCTCATCAAGGTGGATGCCCACGAGAAGAACGGGAAAAGCTACCCCAGCAGTAGCCCAGCACCAGCTTCCAGCCCGTCGCCGGAGGAGGACAAGGCCAAGAGCGCCAAGCAGGAGACG GTCATCATTCTGGAGGACTACGCTGACCCGTACGACGCCAAGCGCACCAAGGGCCAGCGGGAGGCGGAGCGGCTGGAGGAGAACGACGGGTACATGGAGCCCTACGACGCGCAGCAGATGATAACAG AAATCCGCAGGCGGGGCTCCAAGGACCCAGTGGTCaaggccatcctgctgctggaCGGGCccggggaagtgggggagggtggCGCCCGGCCGGACACAGTGCCCAAGCGGCAGGGCTCCAAGGAGCAGGTGGGGAAGGCCCCGCCGCAGCTGTATGATACCCCCTATGAGCCCAGGGAGGCACCGGCCAGCACCACGCAGGACAGGAGGGCGCGGGCCGTGGACAGCCGGCTCCCGGAGAATGACGAGCGTCCTGCCGCAGAGTACGAGCAGCCCTGGGAGTGGAAGAAGGAGCAGATAGTGAAGGCTCTGTCAg TCCAGTTTGAGGGAGCAGAGCGGGCGGGCACCCCCAAGGATGAGGTGCTGCGGCAGCACCATCGCCAGAAGAGCTGGACTCCCAAGACCCTGAAGCCGACGCTCTCAGACCACGGCGAGGGCGAGCGAGTGGACCCAGCCCTGGCGCTGGAGAAGCAGCC CTGGTACCATGGAGCCATCACCCGGGCTGAGGCTGAGAGCCGGTTGCAGCCCTGCAAAGAGGCCGGTTACCTGGTGCGGACCAGCGAGACGGGGAACGGCAAATACTCCATCGCGCTCAA GACCAGTCAGGGATGTGTCCACATCCTCGTGGCCCAGACCAAGGACAACAAGTACACGCTGAGCCAGACCAGCGGCGTCTTCGGCAGCGTCCCCGAGGTGGTGCATCACTACTCCACCGAGAAGCTGCCCTTCAAAGGGGCGGAGCACATGACCCTGCTGCACCCTGTACACAGCAAGCTGCATTAG